A window of the Penaeus monodon isolate SGIC_2016 chromosome 38, NSTDA_Pmon_1, whole genome shotgun sequence genome harbors these coding sequences:
- the LOC119596884 gene encoding chelonianin-like isoform X1, whose translation MVSIKAVLIVCVLVAAVAVSPADAVPTRHSRPRPQPKPRPGTCPDTSDIFSICVVTERNCFSDSECGPGQKCCPIGCGRECLAVVPPYGSGR comes from the exons ATGGTGAGCATCAAGGCAGTTCTGATCGTGTGCGTTTTGGTGGCCGCGGTGGCTGTTTCTCCCGCCGATGCTGTTCCAACGAGACAca gtaggCCCCGTCCTCAGCCTAAGCCGAGGCCAGGGACGTGCCCAGATACGAGCGATATCTTCTCCATCTGCGTCGTGACAGAACGCAACTGTTTCTCGGACAGCGAATGCGGACCCGGCCAGAAGTGCTGTCCGATAGGCTGCGGGAGAGAGTGCCTGGCTGTGG TTCCTCCTTACGGAAGTGGAAGGTAA
- the LOC119596884 gene encoding chelonianin-like isoform X3, which yields MVSIKAVLIVCVLVAAVAVSPADAVPTRHSRPRPQPKPRPGTCPDTSDIFSICVVTERNCFSDSECGPGQKCCPIGCGRECLAVVPPYGSGR from the exons ATGGTGAGCATCAAGGCAGTTCTGATCGTGTGCGTTTTGGTGGCCGCGGTGGCTGTTTCTCCCGCCGATGCTGTTCCAACGAGACAca gtaggCCCCGTCCTCAGCCTAAGCCGAGGCCAGGGACGTGCCCAGATACGAGCGATATCTTCTCCATCTGCGTCGTGACAGAACGCAACTGTTTCTCGGACAGCGAATGCGGACCCGGCCAGAAGTGCTGTCCGATAGGCTGCGGGAGAGAGTGCCTGGCTGTGG
- the LOC119596882 gene encoding uncharacterized protein LOC119596882, with protein sequence MLCFTLLRRAQQRTGKKDLIPKMVSIKAVLIMCVLVATVAVSPADAVPTRHSKPRPQPLPRPGTCPDTSGIVTTCEVTERNCLSDSQCGPGEKCCRLGCGRECLAVVPPYGSGR encoded by the exons ATGCTGTGCTTCACACTCCTCCGTCGCGCGCAGCAGAGAACAGGTAAGAAG GATCTGATTCCCAAAATGGTGAGCATCAAGGCAGTTCTGATCATGTGCGTTTTGGTGGCCACGGTGGCGGTTTCTCCCGCCGATGCTGTTCCAACGAGAcaca gtaAGCCTCGTCCTCAGCCTCTGCCCAGGCCAGGAACGTGCCCAGATACGAGCGGCATCGTCACCACGTGCGAGGTGACAGAACGCAACTGTCTCTCGGACAGCCAGTGCGGACCCGGCGAGAAGTGCTGTCGGCTAGGATGCGGGAGAGAGTGCCTGGCTGTGG TTCCTCCTTACGGAAGTGGAAGGTAA